The Deinococcus metallilatus genome segment TGGAGGCCGCGCGGGTGGACGGCGCGAACGAACTGTGGATCTGGGCGCGGGTGGTGCTGCCGCTGGCCACTCCGGCCCTCGCCACCGTCGCCATCTTCACTTTCGACGGCGCGTGGAACGACTACGTGAACCCGCTACTGTACCTCAACGACGAGCGGCTCTACACCTTGCAGGTGGGCCTGGCTTCCTTCCGCTCGGCCAACGACACGCAGTGGCAACTGCTGATGGCCGCCTCGGTGCTGGTGCTGCTGCCGGTGGTGCTGCTCTTCTTCGTGTTCCAGAAGTACTTCATCGAGGGAGCCTCGCTGACGGGCAGCGTGAAGGGCTGAAGACGGGTGAGCGCAGGCTCCAGCAGAGTCGCTGGAGCCTGCGCCGTCTTTCTGGCGTTCGCGCGCGAGGTGTTCATCTGGCCCAACGTGGCGAGCAAGGACCTGCACCTGCTGACCACCCGGCAGCTTGGGACGGAGCATCTCAGCCCCCGGGAAGAGGACGTGCTGCGGCTGCTGGTGAGGCAACACTGACCAGGAGAACGTTACCCGGCCTCCCCCAGGCGCGCTTTCACCCTCAGTCGTCGCCCTGCGCCACCCGCTCGTCCTGTAAAAAGGCCTGGGCCGCGAGCACCCGGCGGAAAAAGTCCACCAGCTCATCCGCGTGCGTGTCGAAAGCGAAGAGACGGCGGGCCGCGCGGGCGTTCGCGGTCAATTCCTCCAGCCGGGGCTGGTCGCGGAGCTGCGCGGCGAGGTCCGCGAAGTCGCGGTAGAAGACGCCGAAATCGTGGTTCTGCGCGAGGGTCTGCATGGCGACCAGGGAATGCCGGTTGTCGCGCATGATCCAGGGCAGTCCCGCCGCCGCGTAGGTGCCCAGCCGCGCGGGCAGGTTCAGGTCGTCCCAGGTGGCCCGGCGCAGGTCGCCGCCGTTGAAGCTGTCAAACTGCTGCACCCAGGCCGCGTCGTAGCGCGAGAGTTCACGCACCCAGTCCTGCGGTTCGACGGTGGGGTGCAGGTGCAGGAAGCCGCTTTCCAGACCGCTGCGGGTCCAGTTGGGGAACCACTCGTGAAAGTGGGTCCCGTAGAAGTGGACGTGAATGCCTTGCCGGGCGAGTTCGGACAGCGGTTCCAGCCCCAGGGGCCGCCCCGCGCAGACCGTGTGAATCTCGCCGTCACCTTGCGACAGCTTGGGCGACCACTCGTCCGTCATCCAGTCGATCTTGGGCAGGTCGCCGTCCAGAATGAAGGTCCGCGACTCGTCGAGGTGCCCGCCCAGCGCCAGCCGGTACCACTCGCGGTTCTCGGGGCTGATGAAGATCAGGCCGTCACTTTCCTTCAGGACGCGGACCAGGGCAGGCCACAGGCCGTCTCCCGGAAAGGGGCCTTCCTTGAAGTGAAAGACGAAGGGAATGCCCAGCCGGGCGTCCAGCACACGCTCGATCAGCGGCAGCGCCTGCAAGTTCAGCAGGGCGTAGATCACGTTGGGCCGCACCGCCCGCACCCGCTCGGGCCAGCACTCGTCCAGGGGGATGTCCTCAATATGGCCGTAGGAGAAGGGGCCGGTGGCGTCCCAGGTTTCGGGATCGGGCGACCACAGGCCGTACAGTTTGTGGCCCCGTTCCTCCAGCGCCAGCATCCGCTCGGGGTTGAAGCCGAGGGAACCGACCAGCAGAATCTTCAGGCCGTCCGGACGAGGGGCGTGGGCCGCCGACGCGAAGCGGCCGTACCGCTCCCACTCGTTCACGCGCATGCCCCGGCTGGGCTGGAAGTTCAAGTACTCGCCCCGCCCGATCCCGTAATGCGCCCGGTACCGTGACAGCCCGCCCGGGATACCCGCGATGATGTGGTGCCGCTGGTCCGGGTGACCCACCCACTCACAGGTGATGGCCCCCGCATAAGCAAAGCGTGCCCCTCCGTCCAGCAGCGCCCGCCAGAAGTCCACTTCCAGGCTGTCCGAGACACGCTCGGCACGCTCGGTCCAGCGGGGCAGCCCTTCCCGTCGGCGGTGCAGCACCTGCACCAGCGCCAGCAGGTTGCCGCTGGTCGGCTGGCTCTTGTCTTCCGGCGGCAGGCCGAGAAATTCCGCCTCCCGGCCCACCGCCGCCTCACCGCGCAGGGTCGGACCGTAGTGCTTGTAGTCCCAGCGCACCCCGCCATACGCCAGGTCGACTGAGGGTTGCGCCTCCAGCACACCCACCAGCCGCGCCAGGTGATCCGTGTAATACACGTCGTCGGAGGGCAGGTAGGCCAAGTACCGTCCCTGGGCCAACGCCGTGGCGTAGTTCAGGGCCGCCCCGAGGCCAGTATTCCGTTCCAACTGGTGGAAGGAGATGCGGGGGTCAGCGAGGTAGGGCTGGATGATCTGGGCGGTGTCGTCGGGCGAGCCGTCGTCCACCACGATCAGCTCCCAGTCCTCCCACGACTGGGCGAGGAGGCTTTCCAGCGCCCGGGGCAGGAAACTGGCCTGCTTGAAGGTGGGCATCAGGACCGAAACCAGTGGGGAGGACGAGGAGGAGAGCATGAGTCCTCATGCTGTCACAACCGCTCCCCCGGTACGCCAGCGCCTTTCTAAAGGTCGAGCTAAATGTGGAGAGGGAAAAGCTTTCGAATAGATTGAGCTTCCGGCTCTGTAAGCGGTAGCACTATACGAACGGGAACGTCGGAGGGATCAGGCAGCTCTTGCCCTGGCCCCCTGCACCACCCGACCTTTTCACTGTCGAACCCTCACCCGGGCGTACCTCGACCGCCGCCAGCAGGAGTAGCGATGACCCACCCAGGACGTTCGACCAGCCGTCTCACCCTCAGACCGGGGGGAAGGCGCCCATGACTGCCGCACCCCATCCGCGCGTCTCGGTGTTGATGCCCACCTTCAAGCAGGCCCACTTCCTGCCCCGCGCCATCGAGAGTCTGCTGGCACAGTCCCTCCCCGACTGGGAATTGATCGTGGTGGACGACGGCTCGCCCGACGACACCGCCCAGGTCATCCAGCCCTACCTCGCTGACCCCCGCATCGCCTATCACCGTCTCGAACGCAATCAAGGTCTTGGGGCTGCACTGAACCACGCACTGTCGCTGGCTCAAGCCCCGCTGGTCGCCTACCTCCCCTCCGATGACGTGTATTACCGCGAGCATCTGGAGCAGTTGGCGGACGCGCTGGCCGCCCATCCCGAAGCTTCACTGGCCTCTTCCGGCGTGCGCCACCACTACAACAAGGCGGCGGCAGGCCAGATTGACGGCGAGCCGCTGCAACTCGTGCAGGTGATGCACCGCCGCACCGGGGACCGCTGGCTGGAGCGGGGCGAACTGACGACGGACGACCTCGACCGGATGTACTGGCACCAGCTCAGGCGGCGTGGCCCGGCGGTCGGCACCGGGCAGGTGACGTGCGAGTGGGTGGATCACCCCGATCAGCGGCACAAGATCGTGCGGGAACCGGTGGGCGGCATCAACACCTACCGCGACTATTACGGCGTGCAGGAACCGCTGCGCTTCCATACGACGGTCGGCCACTTCATCGACGAGGTCGAACGCTACCGCAAGTACCGCGAACGCCCGCCCACGCCCCCCGCCCCGGACGGCTTGAAAATCCTGCTGGTCGGAGAACTTGCCTACAACCCCGAACGGGTGCTGGCACTGTCCGAGCAGGGGCACAAGCTCTACGGCCTGTGGATGGACAGACCGTACTGGTACAACTGGGTCGGCCCGCTGCCCTTCGGCCACGTGCAGGACATTCCGCGCGAGAACTGGCAGGCGGCGGTGCGGGAGATCAAACCGGACGTGATCTACGGGCTGCTGAACTGGCAGGCGGTGCCGTTCGCGCACCACGTTCTGACCGAGAATCCCGGCGTGCCTTTCGTCTGGCATTTCAAGGAAGGCCCCTTCATCTGTCTGGAAAAGGGCACCTGGCGTGAGCTGCTGGAGCTGTACACGCGGGCTGACGGGCGCATCTATTCCAGCCGGGAGATGCAGGACTGGTTCGAGACGCTCTCGCCGGAACTCGCCGGGGGCCGCCCAACGCTGGTTCTCGACGGCGACCTGCCCAAGCGCGAGGGCGTGCAGGGGGAGCGTTCGCCCCGGCTGTCGGACAGCGACGGCGAGATTCACACCGTCGTGCCGGGCCGTCCCATCGGCCTGCATCCGGAAACCGTCGCCGACCTCGCCGCGCAGGGGATTCACCTGCACTTCTACGGCGAATTCACGCATGGGCAGTGGAAGGCGTGGATCGAGCGGACGAAGGGGCTGGCGGGCCGCTTCCTGCACCTGCACCCCAACGTGAACCAGGAAGACTGGGTGGCGGAGTTTTCGCGTTACGACGCGGGCTGGCTACACTTCTTCCGCAGCGAGAACGGCGGTGAGCTGCGGCGCGCCAACTGGGACGACCTGAACCTCCCCGCGCGGATGGCGACGCTGGCGGCGGCAGGCCTGCCGATGCTGCAAAGGAACAACACGGGGCATATCGTCGCCACGCAGAACCTCGCGCGGGAACTGGACCTGGGCCTCTTCTTCGACGATATGGCGGACCTCAGCAGGCAGCTTCAGGACCGGGAGCGTCTCAGCCAGTTGCGCGAACACGTCTGGGCGGTGCGTGACCAGTTCACCTTCGACCACCACGCGGACCGGCTGATCGCCTTTTTCCGTGAGGTGATCGGGGACCGCCCGGCGCAGACCGAAACCGCGGCGCTGCATCTGCCCCGCTGAAAGGAACTTTCGATGACCAGCATTCTGACTCTGAACATCATGGGCTACGCCGACAAGCACGGCGCGTGGGACGAACGGCGCAAGCTGATCGAGCGTGTGATCAACGACACCCAGCCGGACATCATCGCGCTTCAGGCGGTGGCCCTCGACCCGCAGCGGCACCCGGACGACCAGGCCGCGCAACTGGCCGCGAGTCTGAACGGCTACCAGGCCGTGTTCGTCGCCGCGCAGACGCACGCGGACGGGCGGCAGGACGGCCCGGCCTTCCTGACCCGGGGGCCACTCCCCGAGGTGCAGCGGTTTGAACTGGGCCTGACACCGGAGCTGGAGGACACCAACCGCCGCGTGATGCTCCGGGGCCGTTTCAAGACGCCACAGGGACCGCTGGACGTGTTCAATGCCCACTTCTCCTGGGTGCCCGCGCAGCAGGAAGACAACGTGCGGGAGGCGCTGTCGGTGCTGGAGGGAACGGCAGGCCCGGCGTCCGTCCTGGTCGGTGACTTCAACATGCAGCCGGACAGCCCGTACCTGGGCGGGCTGCGCGAGGCCGAGTGGATCGACGCCTGGGCCCTGCTGCACGCGGGCGAGGACGGCTTCACCTTCGTGGAGGACCGCGTCCCCAGCATCCGGATCGACTACGTCTGGACGCGCGGCGTGCGGGCGCGCGAGCTGGCGGTCGTGCTGGCCGAGGGGGAAGGCAAGGTGCGCGCCTCCGACCACGCGGGCCTGCTGGCGAGGCTGGAGCGGGTTTAAGGTGAATCTGGGCTTCATCTTCGATCTGGACGGCGTTCTGACGGATACGGTCGAACTGCACTATCACTCGTGGCAGCGGCTGGCGGAGGAGGAAGGCGTCCCCTTCTCCCGCGAGGCGAACGCGGCGCTGCTGGGCCGGACCCGCGAGGACGCGCTCGACCTGTGGCTGAACGGGCGCCCCTGTTCGCCGGAACAGCGCGCGGACCTGCTGTGGCGCAAGAACGCCTCTTTTCTGGAAGCCCTGGAGGGGCTGGGGCCGGGCGACCTGCTGCCCGGCGTGGCGGAATTGCTGCACGAGGCGCGGGAAAGGGGCGTCCGCCTGGGCCTGGCCTCTTCAAGCCGCAACGCGCGGCGGGTCTGTGACCGGCTGGGGGTGACGGCGCTCTTTGGCGCCTTCGCGGACGGCTCCAGCGTAGTGAATCCCAAGCCCGCGCCCGACATCTTCCTGTGGGTGGCCGGACGCCTGGGCCTGCACCCCACCCGCTGCCTCGTGTTCGAGGATTCGGAGGCGGGGGTGCGGGCGGCGCTCGCGGGCGGCTTCCCGGTGGTGGGGCTGGGGGACCCGGCACGGGTGGGGCACGCAACGTGGGTCCGGCCCGACCTGAACGGCGCGACGGTGGAGGAGTTCGCCCGGCACCTCGACCCCCTCCCCGCCCTGTCCTGACCCCGGAGGTGAATCCTTGCCCGCCACCGATCTCCGTTACGAGCGCGTGACTCAACTGGTGAGTGACCGCACCGCCGAACTGCTCGCCGCGCCGACACTGGTCGTGAACCCCGAAGGCCGGGTGGTGGCGTCCAGCCGGCCCGAGTGGTGCGGCCTGCCGCTCTCGGCGCTGGAGGCGCTGGACGGCGCGCTGCCCATCCCCTTTCGCTTCGGCGGACAGGAAAGCCGGGTGCTGATCCTGCCCGCCGAGGGGGAACCGCTCTCGCCCCGGCTGGCGCATGGCGTGGTCGAACTGGTGCTGGGGCAGGCGCTCGTGGTGGACCGGCTGCCGCAACAGCAGGAGCTGAAAAACACCTTCATCCACGACCTGCTGCGCGGCCATATTCAGGATGAGGAAACGCTGCTGCGCCAGGCCCGCATCCTGGGCATGGACCTGGGGCCGCCGCGCGCCGTGATCCTGATCGACGCCTCCGCGTACCTGCTGGGGCCGGGACAGGACCCCGACCGGATTCAGCAGCGCGCGCAACTGGTGGTGGGCAGCGTGGTCAACTTCTTTCGCCTGCCGAACGACACCATCTGCGCCTATATCGGGGAGGGCGAGGTGGCGGTCCTCAAGGCCAGCGACACCCGCAACCTCAGCCTGTGGGCCGAGGACGGCGACGCGGAGGCACCCACCAGCTCGTCCTGGGCCAACCTCGCGGCCCTCAAACGGGCGGGGAACGCGCTGCTGGCCCACTTGCAAACCGACCTGGGCACGGGGCTGGGGATGGGCATCGGGCGGTATCACCGGGGGCTGGACGGCCTGGCCCGCTCCTATCAGGATGCCCGCGCGGCCCTCTCGCTGGGCAGCCGCCTGAGCGGCGAACACCGGGCGCATACCCTCGACGCGCTGGGCGTCGCGGCCTTCGTGGGCCTGGCGGACGAGCCAACCAAGCTGGGGCTGGCCCTGCACCTCCTCAGCCCCCTCGACCACGAGCCGGAACTGCTGGACACCCTGGACGCCTTCTTCGCCGCAGACTGCCATCCCCTCGCGGCCGCGCGGCGCCTGGACCTGCACCGCAATACCCTGAATTACCGCCTGGACAAGATCACCTCACTGACTGGCCTGAATCCACGGACCTTCGACCAGGCGGTCCAGATTCGGCTCGCCTTGCTGATCCGGCGCCTGCACGGTTAGAAGTAGGAAGACCGAATTTTTTCAATAAAAATGAAGCTCTCTTCATCCCTTTCTAGTATAGGCAGAGAAGGGAATTAACGAAGGAAAAATAGAAGCTATTGGAGAAGCAACTACGCAGTTTTTGCGAGCAGCACGCGGATTTTCCACTTACTCCCAGCTCTCGTTGTGCATACGCCCAAAAAGTTGGCTTACGCCAAAATGAGGTTGTGCATGTGCACAATGCTTTTGCGGGATCCCCTCACTAGGATGCAACTTAGAGAGTAGACCGGCTTGTCCTTATTCCTTTGTGCCGACTTGAGCACACTGGAGTCAAGTCAACTCTCTCCACTTCTTCGCCCACCTCCTTATTTCACTTTCGTGACGCTGGACTCAGCGTCGTCATGTCCTAATTCATCTTCAGGCAGCGTTTCTTGTGCTGTCTGCCGGAGTCGTGTTTCCGTGGCCGAACTTCCTGCAAAGCGAGTGCTCGTGTTCCGCGCCCTTCCAGGGCTGGGGGACCTGCTGTGTACGGTTCCGGCGCTGCGGGCCCTGCGGGCGGGGGAGCCGGAGGCGGAAATCACGCTGCTGGGTCTGCCCCAGGCGGCACCGTTCGCGGACCGTTTCCCGGAACTGATCGACCGCCTGCTGCCTTTCCCCGGCTTTCCGGGCCTGCCAGAGCAACCGGTGCGGCAGGCGGAACTACTCGGCCTGCTCGGGGAGGTCCAGGGGCAGTACGACCTGGCCCTGCAACTGCATGGCAGCGGCCCCATCAGCAACGTGCTGGTGTCTCTGCTGGGGGCAAGGCAGGCAGCGGGGCGCTTCCGTCCGGGACAGTGGTGTCCGGACCCCGCGCGGTTTCTGCCTTACGAGGACGGGCAACCCGAACCGCTGGTGTGGCTGCGGCTGATGGAATTCCTGGGCTACCCGTCACAGGGGGAAACCCTCGCGTTTCCCGTCCACGAGGCGGACCGGGCGGCGCTGCTGACTCTTCCCGGTGCTCACGCACTGCGGCCCGGTAGCTACGCCGTGATCCACCCCGGCGCCAGCCAGCCCGAACGGCGCTGGTCGCCCCGGAACTTCGCGCTGGTGGCCGAACGGCTGGCGGCACGCGGCCTGCGCGTGGTGCTGACCGGCACCTCCGGCGAGGCCGAGACGACACGGGCGGTGTGGGAGGCGCTGAACGTGCCGGGCGTCCTCGACCTGACCGGGCAGACCGACCTGGGCACGCTGGCCGCCCTGCTCGCGGGCGCGCGGCTGCTGGTCAGCGGGGACACGGGAATTTCCCACCTCGCCGCCGCGACCCGCACGCCGAGCGCCGTGGTGTTCCTGGCCTCCGACCCGGCCCGCTGGGCGCCGCTGGACCGCGAACGTCACCGCGTTGTGGTCGGGGACGACCTGGGCGCCGTTCTCCACGAGGTTGATTTCCTTCTCGCAAGGGAGCCGCAACGTGTCCGCTGAAGCCCGCTTCGGCGTGGGGCAGCGGGTGCTGCTCGCCTGCACGGGTGATGTTCCTGCCCTGCGCCCTGCGCTGGAGGCGTGCCGCTCCGCCTGGCCCCAGGCGCACCTCGCCCTTCTGGTCCCCGCCCCGGAACGGGACGCTGTGCCGGCCTGGGCCTCCGAAGTCCTGGCGCCCACAACCTTCTGGACCCTGGAACTGCCCGAACGGCTGCGCGCCGGGCATTTCGATGCCGCCGTGATTCTGACGGCTCCCGGCGACTCGCCGCACGGGCTGGGGTACCTCTGCGCGCTGGCCGGGATTCCCGAGCGGGCGGGCGTCTCGGGCGAGTTCGGCGGGCAGACGCTCACGCACTGGGTCAGGCCGGGGCAGGCGGACTCCACCTTCACCCTCCCCTACGACCTCTGCACCACCCACGACTGCGCCACTCAAGAAAGGAGCTGACATGCGACCCCTGCGGATTCTGACCTGGCACATTCACGGCAGTTACCTGTATTACCTCACGCAAGCGCCGCACGAGTTCTATCTCCCGGTCAAGCCGGGGCGCCCCGAAGGGTACGGCGGGCGCGCGGGCAACTTCCGCTGGGGCGAGAACGTGCATGACGTTCCGGCGGAGGAGGTGCGGAACCAGTCCTACGACGCCATTCTCTTCCAATCGCACAAAAACTACCTCGAAGACCAGTTCGAGATCCTCTCGCCCGAGCAACGCAAGCTGCCGCGCATCTACCTCGAACACGACCCGCCGCGCGAGACACCCACCGACACCCGGCACCCGGTCGACGACCCCGAGGTGCTGCTGGTCCACGTGACCCACTTCAACGACCTGATGTGGAACAGCGGCCGCACGCCGACCCACGTGATCGAACACGGCGTGACCGACCCCGGCCTCACCTGGACGGGCGAGAAGGCGCGCGGCCTGACGGTGGTGAACGGCCTGCAAAAGCGCGGGCGGCGCCTGGGCGCGGACGTGTTCGAGCGGGTGCGGGCGGAGGTGCCACTGGACCTCGTTGGAATGGAGTCGCAGGCGGCAGGCGGGCTGGGGAATATCCCGCTGGCCGACCTTCCCGCCTTTGCCGCCCCCTACCGCTTCTTCTTCAACCCGATCCGCTACACGAGTCTGGGCCTGGCCGTCTGCGAGGCGATGATGCTGGGGATGCCGATCCTCGGCCTGGCGACGACCGAGATGGCGACTGCCGTGCAAAACGGCGTGAACGGCTACGTGGACACTGACGTGCAGAAACTGGTCGAGCGGATGCGGCATCTGCTGGAAGACCCGGAGGAGGCGCGGCGGCTGAGCGCGGGAGCGCGGGAAGTGGCCCGCGAACGCTTCTCCATCGAACGCTTCGCCCGCGACTGGGACGCCACCTTCCGCGAGGTGGCCGGACGCGGGGCACTGGTCGGGGGTGCGAGGTGAAACGAATTGCTCTGATCAGCGAACACGCCTCGCCGCTGGCCGCCTTGGGCGGGACCGACGCAGGCGGGCAGAACGTGTACGTGGCACAGGTGGCGCGGCATCTGGCGCGGCTGGGCTACGCGGTGGACGTGTTCACGCGCCGGGATGCCCCCCACTTCCCCGAAGTGCTGGAGTGGGTGCCGGGCGTGCGGGTGGTTCACGTTCCGGTCGGTCCGGCGGCGGCGATTCCCAAGGAAGACCTGCTCCCCCTGATGGCCGACTTCACGCGCTTCATGGCCGCCTTTATGGCGCGCGAGGGGCGGTACGACCTGCTGCACGCCAACTTCTGGATGTCGGGGCTGGTGGCGGCCGACCTCAAGCGGCTGCTGGGCCTCCCCTTCGTGATCACCTTCCACGCGCTCGGCAAGGTGCGGCGGCTGCATCAGGGCGAGGCGGATGGCTTCCCCGACGACCGCTTCGCCATCGAGGAGCGGCTGGTGCGCGAGGCCGACCGCGTGATCGCGGAGTGTCCCCAGGACGAGGCCGACCTGCGCGACCTGTACGCGGCCGACCCCGCCCGCATCGTGACCGTCCCCTGCGGCTTCGACCCCGACGAGTTCAGCCCGCAGGGCCGCCGCGAGGCGAGAGAACGCCTGGGTCTGGACCCCGACGAACTCACGGTGCTGCAACTGGGCCGCATGGTCCCGCGCAAGGGCGTGGACGACGCGATCCGGGGCTTCGCGCGGGCGGTGCGGGAACGTGGTCTGTCGGCCCGGCTGCTGGTGGTGGGCGGCAACAGCCCCGACCCCGACCCGGCCCTGACGCCCGAGCTGGGGCGCTTGCAGGGCGTCGCGCGGGAGGAAGGGGTGGCGGACCGGGTGATCTTCACCGGCAGCCGGGACCGCGCCGCCCTGCGCGACTACTACAGCGCCGCCGACGTGTTCATCAGCACGCCCTGGTACGAACCCTTCGGCATCACGCCGCTGGAGGCGATGGCCTGTGGCACGCCCGTCTTGGGCGCGCGGGTGGGCGGCATCCAGTACACGGTGATGGACGGCGAGACGGGCTATCTGGTGCCGCCGCGCGACCCGGACGCCCTCGGGAAGCGGCTGGGCGACCTGCTGGCGGACGCCCCGCTGCGGGAGCAGATGGGCGAGGCGGCCCTCATGCGCGTCCGGTCGCACTTCACCTGGGAAGGCGTGGCGCGACAACTCGCCGGGGTCTACCGCGAGGTGGAGCAGGAGGCGGAGGGGGCGCGGCCGGTTCCTCCCGCCGAAAGCCTGGTCGAACGCGCCTTCCAGAGCCTGATGACCACCCTCACACGCTCCCGCAGGGCGCTGGAGCCGCAGATCGAGGCGGCGGCGGAAGCGATCACCGAATGCTTCGAGCGCGGGGGCAAGGTGCTGGTGTGCGGCAACGGTGGGAGCGCCGCCGACGCGCAGCACTTCGCCGCCGAGCTGGTGGGGCGCTTCCGCATCGACGGGCGCCGGGGCCTGCCGGTACTGGCCCTGACTGCCGACACGGCCATGCTCACCGCCTGGTCGAATGACGTGGGCTTCGACGACGTGTTCGCCCGGCAGGTGGAAGCCTTCGGGTGTGAGGGGGACCTGCTGCTCGCGATCAGCACCAGCGGGCGCTCCCCCAACATCGTCGCCGCGCTCCAGGCTGCCCGTGCCCGTGGCCTCACCACCGTGGCGCTGCTGGGGGGCCGGGGCGGGGACGCCCTCGCGCTGGCCGACCTGCCCCTGATGGTCGCCAGCACGGACACGCCCCGCATTCAGGAGG includes the following:
- a CDS encoding glycosyltransferase yields the protein MLSSSSSPLVSVLMPTFKQASFLPRALESLLAQSWEDWELIVVDDGSPDDTAQIIQPYLADPRISFHQLERNTGLGAALNYATALAQGRYLAYLPSDDVYYTDHLARLVGVLEAQPSVDLAYGGVRWDYKHYGPTLRGEAAVGREAEFLGLPPEDKSQPTSGNLLALVQVLHRRREGLPRWTERAERVSDSLEVDFWRALLDGGARFAYAGAITCEWVGHPDQRHHIIAGIPGGLSRYRAHYGIGRGEYLNFQPSRGMRVNEWERYGRFASAAHAPRPDGLKILLVGSLGFNPERMLALEERGHKLYGLWSPDPETWDATGPFSYGHIEDIPLDECWPERVRAVRPNVIYALLNLQALPLIERVLDARLGIPFVFHFKEGPFPGDGLWPALVRVLKESDGLIFISPENREWYRLALGGHLDESRTFILDGDLPKIDWMTDEWSPKLSQGDGEIHTVCAGRPLGLEPLSELARQGIHVHFYGTHFHEWFPNWTRSGLESGFLHLHPTVEPQDWVRELSRYDAAWVQQFDSFNGGDLRRATWDDLNLPARLGTYAAAGLPWIMRDNRHSLVAMQTLAQNHDFGVFYRDFADLAAQLRDQPRLEELTANARAARRLFAFDTHADELVDFFRRVLAAQAFLQDERVAQGDD
- a CDS encoding glycosyltransferase; the encoded protein is MTAAPHPRVSVLMPTFKQAHFLPRAIESLLAQSLPDWELIVVDDGSPDDTAQVIQPYLADPRIAYHRLERNQGLGAALNHALSLAQAPLVAYLPSDDVYYREHLEQLADALAAHPEASLASSGVRHHYNKAAAGQIDGEPLQLVQVMHRRTGDRWLERGELTTDDLDRMYWHQLRRRGPAVGTGQVTCEWVDHPDQRHKIVREPVGGINTYRDYYGVQEPLRFHTTVGHFIDEVERYRKYRERPPTPPAPDGLKILLVGELAYNPERVLALSEQGHKLYGLWMDRPYWYNWVGPLPFGHVQDIPRENWQAAVREIKPDVIYGLLNWQAVPFAHHVLTENPGVPFVWHFKEGPFICLEKGTWRELLELYTRADGRIYSSREMQDWFETLSPELAGGRPTLVLDGDLPKREGVQGERSPRLSDSDGEIHTVVPGRPIGLHPETVADLAAQGIHLHFYGEFTHGQWKAWIERTKGLAGRFLHLHPNVNQEDWVAEFSRYDAGWLHFFRSENGGELRRANWDDLNLPARMATLAAAGLPMLQRNNTGHIVATQNLARELDLGLFFDDMADLSRQLQDRERLSQLREHVWAVRDQFTFDHHADRLIAFFREVIGDRPAQTETAALHLPR
- a CDS encoding endonuclease/exonuclease/phosphatase family protein, which translates into the protein MTSILTLNIMGYADKHGAWDERRKLIERVINDTQPDIIALQAVALDPQRHPDDQAAQLAASLNGYQAVFVAAQTHADGRQDGPAFLTRGPLPEVQRFELGLTPELEDTNRRVMLRGRFKTPQGPLDVFNAHFSWVPAQQEDNVREALSVLEGTAGPASVLVGDFNMQPDSPYLGGLREAEWIDAWALLHAGEDGFTFVEDRVPSIRIDYVWTRGVRARELAVVLAEGEGKVRASDHAGLLARLERV
- a CDS encoding beta-phosphoglucomutase family hydrolase: MNLGFIFDLDGVLTDTVELHYHSWQRLAEEEGVPFSREANAALLGRTREDALDLWLNGRPCSPEQRADLLWRKNASFLEALEGLGPGDLLPGVAELLHEARERGVRLGLASSSRNARRVCDRLGVTALFGAFADGSSVVNPKPAPDIFLWVAGRLGLHPTRCLVFEDSEAGVRAALAGGFPVVGLGDPARVGHATWVRPDLNGATVEEFARHLDPLPALS
- a CDS encoding PucR family transcriptional regulator; translated protein: MPATDLRYERVTQLVSDRTAELLAAPTLVVNPEGRVVASSRPEWCGLPLSALEALDGALPIPFRFGGQESRVLILPAEGEPLSPRLAHGVVELVLGQALVVDRLPQQQELKNTFIHDLLRGHIQDEETLLRQARILGMDLGPPRAVILIDASAYLLGPGQDPDRIQQRAQLVVGSVVNFFRLPNDTICAYIGEGEVAVLKASDTRNLSLWAEDGDAEAPTSSSWANLAALKRAGNALLAHLQTDLGTGLGMGIGRYHRGLDGLARSYQDARAALSLGSRLSGEHRAHTLDALGVAAFVGLADEPTKLGLALHLLSPLDHEPELLDTLDAFFAADCHPLAAARRLDLHRNTLNYRLDKITSLTGLNPRTFDQAVQIRLALLIRRLHG
- a CDS encoding glycosyltransferase family 9 protein, whose protein sequence is MFRALPGLGDLLCTVPALRALRAGEPEAEITLLGLPQAAPFADRFPELIDRLLPFPGFPGLPEQPVRQAELLGLLGEVQGQYDLALQLHGSGPISNVLVSLLGARQAAGRFRPGQWCPDPARFLPYEDGQPEPLVWLRLMEFLGYPSQGETLAFPVHEADRAALLTLPGAHALRPGSYAVIHPGASQPERRWSPRNFALVAERLAARGLRVVLTGTSGEAETTRAVWEALNVPGVLDLTGQTDLGTLAALLAGARLLVSGDTGISHLAAATRTPSAVVFLASDPARWAPLDRERHRVVVGDDLGAVLHEVDFLLAREPQRVR
- a CDS encoding glycosyltransferase family 9 protein; the protein is MSAEARFGVGQRVLLACTGDVPALRPALEACRSAWPQAHLALLVPAPERDAVPAWASEVLAPTTFWTLELPERLRAGHFDAAVILTAPGDSPHGLGYLCALAGIPERAGVSGEFGGQTLTHWVRPGQADSTFTLPYDLCTTHDCATQERS
- a CDS encoding glycosyltransferase, whose protein sequence is MRPLRILTWHIHGSYLYYLTQAPHEFYLPVKPGRPEGYGGRAGNFRWGENVHDVPAEEVRNQSYDAILFQSHKNYLEDQFEILSPEQRKLPRIYLEHDPPRETPTDTRHPVDDPEVLLVHVTHFNDLMWNSGRTPTHVIEHGVTDPGLTWTGEKARGLTVVNGLQKRGRRLGADVFERVRAEVPLDLVGMESQAAGGLGNIPLADLPAFAAPYRFFFNPIRYTSLGLAVCEAMMLGMPILGLATTEMATAVQNGVNGYVDTDVQKLVERMRHLLEDPEEARRLSAGAREVARERFSIERFARDWDATFREVAGRGALVGGAR
- a CDS encoding glycosyltransferase, encoding MKRIALISEHASPLAALGGTDAGGQNVYVAQVARHLARLGYAVDVFTRRDAPHFPEVLEWVPGVRVVHVPVGPAAAIPKEDLLPLMADFTRFMAAFMAREGRYDLLHANFWMSGLVAADLKRLLGLPFVITFHALGKVRRLHQGEADGFPDDRFAIEERLVREADRVIAECPQDEADLRDLYAADPARIVTVPCGFDPDEFSPQGRREARERLGLDPDELTVLQLGRMVPRKGVDDAIRGFARAVRERGLSARLLVVGGNSPDPDPALTPELGRLQGVAREEGVADRVIFTGSRDRAALRDYYSAADVFISTPWYEPFGITPLEAMACGTPVLGARVGGIQYTVMDGETGYLVPPRDPDALGKRLGDLLADAPLREQMGEAALMRVRSHFTWEGVARQLAGVYREVEQEAEGARPVPPAESLVERAFQSLMTTLTRSRRALEPQIEAAAEAITECFERGGKVLVCGNGGSAADAQHFAAELVGRFRIDGRRGLPVLALTADTAMLTAWSNDVGFDDVFARQVEAFGCEGDLLLAISTSGRSPNIVAALQAARARGLTTVALLGGRGGDALALADLPLMVASTDTPRIQEVHILALHLICELVEEQISTALPAHLPAAVRLNPPGATSPLISAPVRKGANV